gcgaggatgatgatgaggaagGTCAGGAAGAAAGTGGAAACGGACACCAGCGCGACGATCAAATAAAACGTCAGTTTGGAGCCGCTCTCGTCTCGAGACATGTCTTTCAGTTCCGGGACTTCAGCCAAGTTATCTGATATCAGTAAATACAACGAGCACGTGGCTGAGAGAGAGGGCTGTCCGTTATCTCTCACGGACACAATCAGGTTCTGTTTCATGCTGTCAGATTCAGAAATGTCCTGCTGCGTCCTGATCTCTCCGCTGTGGACACCGATAGTGAAAAGTCCCGGATCTGTGGCTTTAATAATGTGATACGAGAGCCACGCGTTCTGACCGAATCCGCGTCCACGGCGATCACCTTGGAGACCAGGAGCGCGCCTGAGCAGCTTTGGGCACCATCTCGGTCATGAAGGagtttcttccggagaggggtaTAATATCTGAGGAGAGTTGTCGTTCTCATCCGTTATGAAGACGCTCACGGTCACGTTACTGCTCAGAGGAGGAGAGAGCCGTTGTCTCTGGCTAACACCAGCACTTTCAAACTTTTCATCTGCTCGTAATCAAACGACCTCACGGCGTGAACGACCCCGGTGTCTCCGTTAACGGACAGAAAGGAGGACACCGGCGCGCCGTTAACATCAGAAGACAAGAGAGAATAAACTACAGTGCCATTCTGTCTCCAGTCCGGGTCTGTAGCTGATACTGAACAAATAGAGGAGCCcgctttattattttcttgtacGTGAGCTCTGTAACTCTGCTCCTGAAATACAGGTGGATTATCATTCACGTCAGCTACAGTCAGGTGAATATTCTTAGAGGAAGATAAAGGCGGAGAGCCCTCATCAGTAgcagtaattgtaatattataatcagAGAGCAGCTCTCGGTCTAATTCACCTGTGGTCACCAGAGAATAGTAATTCTTGATCGAAGGAACGAGTTTAAACGGAACGTTTTGCTGAATGGAGCAGCGCACCTGTCCGTTATTCTCCGAGTCTCTGTCCTGAACATTAATGATGCCGACCTCTGTACCGGGGAACGCGTTCTCGGGAACTGGAGTGTTTAGAGAATTAATTCCTATCACAGGCGCGTTATCATTGACATCAACAATGTCTATTAATATTGTGGAATAACTGGCTAACCCCTGACCATCTTTAGCCTGAATGGGAAGTTCGATTGAACTTTCCTCTTCATAATCAATCGCTCCTGTTAGTTTAATCACACCAGATACTGAATCTAGAGAAAATATTTCTAGAAGTATTTCCGATAAATGGCCAAACTCAAACGTGACTTCTCCGTTTTGTCCCTCGTCAGCATCAGTAGCGCTCACTGTCACCACTACAGTATCTAGAGGAGAATTTTCAGGCAGACTGACTTTATAGACGTCCTGACTAAAGACTGGAGCATTATCATTAGCATCCAGCACAGTGACGTGTATGACTACAGTACCTGATCTCGGTGGAGTCCCGCCGTCTACCGCGGTCACTATTAATGAGATCTCTTTTTGTTGTTCACGATTTAGCTCTTTATTAAGAAGGAGTTCACCATTTTTTCTTCCATTTGCACGAGTTAGTACATTAAGAACAAAATGCTCATTGTTTTGAAGTGCATATGATTGCACTGAATTCATACCAATATCCGCATCGTGAGCCTCATCTAATAAATAACGAGATCCTTTGTCTGCTGATTCCtgtatttcaaatttaattacaCTTTGTTTGAACTGCGGTGAATTATCATTTATGTCTTCAATATTAAGAAGAAAGTGGTGCACCTGTAAAGGATTTTCCAGCACGAGTTCTTGTTTAATAACGCACGAATCTTTTTTTCCGCAAAGCCCCTCTCTGTCGATTCTCTCCGCTACGGTCAGTTCTCCAGTATTCAGATTAATATCACAGTATCGTTTTCTGTTACCTTCAGTATGAATGCGAACCTTACGAGATGACAGTCTGTTCACATCGAGCCCGAGATCCTTTGCTATATTTCCAATCACAGATCCTCGTTTCATCTCCTCCGGAAAAGAATAGCTCACGTC
The genomic region above belongs to Puntigrus tetrazona isolate hp1 chromosome 14, ASM1883169v1, whole genome shotgun sequence and contains:
- the LOC122358197 gene encoding protocadherin gamma-A11-like, translating into MFVFLYWTLFLPVSKSSQRFCFSAEMSGLLFFVLMAHTAYGDVSYSFPEEMKRGSVIGNIAKDLGLDVNRLSSRKVRIHTEGNRKRYCDINLNTGELTVAERIDREGLCGKKDSCVIKQELVLENPLQVHHFLLNIEDINDNSPQFKQSVIKFEIQESADKGSRYLLDEAHDADIGMNSVQSYALQNNEHFVLNVLTRANGRKNGELLLNKELNREQQKEISLIVTAVDGGTPPRSGTVVIHVTVLDANDNAPVFSQDVYKVSLPENSPLDTVVVTVSATDADEGQNGEVTFEFGHLSEILLEIFSLDSVSGVIKLTGAIDYEEESSIELPIQAKDGQGLASYSTILIDIVDVNDNAPVIGINSLNTPVPENAFPGTEVGIINVQDRDSENNGQVRCSIQQNVPFKLVPSIKNYYSLVTTGELDRELLSDYNITITATDEGSPPLSSSKNIHLTVADVNDNPPVFQEQSYRAHVQENNKAGSSICSVSATDPDWRQNGTVVYSLLSSDVNGAPVSSFLSVNGDTGVVHAVRSFDYEQMKSLKVLVLARDNGSLLL